The sequence ATCCACTGTACTTATCCCAGGTGGGTCAGGTCATCAGCCATGCCACTTGTCTCTATGTTTTGGTCATTGACTGATCTTCAGATTCATAAAGTAGATTGGAATAAGCCCTGGGCAACGTTTCATAGTCAACTTACAAGTCTTACTTCTTCAAGATGTCCACCTTGTGGCCAATGCAAGCATCAGGATTATTACAGCATTGGAGGAGTGTATTGATTTTCAAGGGAAAGTGACATATCCATTAGGATCTTCAGCTTCCATTAAATTGATATTTTTGAGCTTGTAAGTGTCCATCACATTGAGAGAACAAGTCTGAGGAACCCTAGGATCATGGGTAAACTGTAGTAGAGACTGTCTGCGCTGTTGTAGCACTTCCTCTTAATTTCCATGCTGATTCCATCTCCATAGATTGAACTGCTcgccatggcacacgtgttctccGTGGCACATCCACCAAAATAAAGGGTGGATTTAGTGGATTCTGTAGATAAGAAAATATATCACTTTATAGTTGATGAGTTTTTTAAGATGTTTCACTACTTCACACCTATATCTTTACAGCTGACATCACTATTCAGCTTGCACACTTAAAGGGTAACTCCACATTTCACAGTGACTTACTATAAGTTAGAgctgtgggtgtggaaccactgtgctaaCCAATTGATTTGTCTTGGGGCTAATCCTACAGGCATCATCCTGCCGGCagctccctggtattcaccctttaacctctatacagggGTCTGGAGTTTGCTGTAGGGGAACCGCCAGGCtagtacctcctggagtagtctctgtatgGTAAACAGATGATCCACGAGGGTCAGAGATACCAGTTCATGGCACCGTGGGGTCAGGCAGAATACATAGTCAGGgataggctgaggtcagggctggAGAAGTGCATGCAATACGGTAAACAGTccatggtcagggcaggcagtgaagaATTAATGCAAGGAACGTAACAGGTGCAGGTCAGGCAACGGAAGGTTGAGAGAACAGTAAATGGGCAGAGTTTGGTACATGTGCGGACAACAGAGCAGTGCACCATGGCAGGTAACTTAACAAGGAAAGGAACCTTTTGCTCAGGCACATTCCCCAAGGACTACAAGCCATTGCAACTGCAGTCACAGtcactcctctccctccctctcctgtCTATTTTCTATATATCGTCTTACACTAGGTGGATTATCTTGGAGACTGAGGAGGTTTCTGTATGTTCCGTCACAACGCTtagctataaagatacatagtaaCAGGCGTGCACTCACCTAATGTTGTAGTCGCTGAATATCGGACACAATGTATCTGATCTCCGGTGCAGGATGACACGTTCTTTATATCACAGGGTTCCATAAGGGTTTCCACATAGGACGGGCACATTAACCCATTCAAGGTGTAATTTTCCACTGGTActaggggcaaaaaaaaaaaaacgtctatAGATGATATGATACTAAATGTATAGAAAATgatcaaaagcaaaaataaatGTAAAGGAAAATCAATACGAATGTGGACTAATGGGATGCTTACGGGTCGGCACGGAGGTGGTGCAGTTGTCAGTGAAGCAGCACGTCGTTCCGGACGCTGTGGTCGCGTACAGACCGGTCACACTCGCGTTATTGAAGCACTCGGTGGTACTCACACAGGAGCGGATGTAGTAAAAGCTCGTCCAGCGGTATCCTGAAAATGAACGGAATTCGATCAGTCAGCACTGCCTGCATTTAAAGGGGCAGTAaacgtaaaaatcagttttgttaCCTCTGGTGCGGATCACCGTCGTCCCGCAGGCATCACTAACGGAGGCGCAGTCCTGTAAGCTGCCGGTGCAGGGGGTGTTACTGAAACCAGTGCACTGCACACACTTCAAGGACCAGACTACAAGACAATATCGTAGGTCACAATTTAGACAATTTAAAGGCTGATATTGTTCCATGTGAAAACAGCCCCAAAATGGACAGAAACGCACAGCGATGCAACATTTGcataagccacgccccctttaTGGTCCACGGTCGGCAACATTTGCATAAGTCACGACCCTTTTATGGTCCACGATCAGCAACATTTGTGAAACCAATAGGTATTGTGGAAATATACCGGTAAAAAAGAGTGATAGGGACGGGTTATAGGGATATCCCACTGACAAAACCAACTGATGGGTCCGAAACTATTTAAATTGGGagactggaaaccccctttaaggtaAAGAATTACCCCATAAGGGCGTAGGGGGTTCCAACAATGCTCCCTTCCCCCATGGACTTAACCTTCTAATGTATCAGACGTCATCCAATGCCCTATAATATGTAAATACAAAGTATCAGTTTATTATTAATTGACACTTTGTACTATTGTTGATTATCCATTGGAAGGTTTTCACAACTCCACCTCTTAAAGGGCCATGCACCCTTAGTGTATGATGGCTGTGTACATCCTCAGAGCTGTACAAAGCCATGATGTGTCCCCCAGAGAGGTCTATTGGGTCCCACTCTACCTCCACATGCAGGTTTTGTTCTGTCAGATGTTGCAGTCTAGGAGAGCGCCCCCTATAGGATTTGAATTTGCTTTCTGTTTGACAGTAAACTTGACAACAGTCTAAAAAAGCGTCAGCTCTGCAAATTCTTATCCTATGAAGAGAGGCTCGGAGTGAGAGCGACACAAAACGCCTCCGGTCATAGAACTGGAAAAACGAGTCCTGAGGGAAGGGATTGTCAGTGAAGATTAAAAATCTATTAGTCACTGACATCATCAGCACATATTGGTAATGTCTCTATGCAGAtgttgatgtagcagagctgaactgcTCGCTGGACTGGTTCTTTATTGCATTGTGATCACAGGTTTacctacagtcccatgtaaagctGGGGAAATTAATACAATGGGGAGTTATGAAATGCAATAAATCATAAATTCGATAGAAGTGCTGAAATTCTCAACAAACtcaacactgctacatctgtacgccAATTATTAGAGTCTGGCCATAAGGCACCATCTATCTACTGTATTTATTGTGTGCACTTATATagagctactatattctgcagcgctttacagacattagcatccaactgtccccaacggggctcacaatctaaggtcactatcactatctattatctatctatctatctatctatctatctatctatctatctatctattatctattatctatctatgatctattatctatctattatctatctatctatctatctattatctatctattatctattatctatctattatctatctattatctatctattatctattatctatctattatctatctattatctatctatctattatctatctattatctattatctattatctattatctatctattatctatctatctatctatctatctattatctatctatctattatctatctatctatctatctatctatctattatctattatctatctattatctatctattatctatctatctattatctatctattatctattatctattatctattatctattatctatctattatctatctatctatctattatctatctatctatctatctatctatcatctatctattatctatctatctatctattatctatctatctattatctatctattatctatctatcatctatctattatctatctatctatctatctatctatctatcaatcatctatctattatctatctattatctattatctatctattatctatctatctattatctatctattatctatctatctattatctatctatctattatctatctatctattatctatctatctatcatctatctattatctattatctatctatctattatctatctattatctatctatcatctatctattatctatctatctatctattatctatctattatctattatctatctatcatctatctattatctatctatctattatctatctattatctattatctattatctatctattatctattatcgatctatgatctattatctatctattatctatctatctattatctattatctatctattatctatctattatctatctatctatctatctatctatctatctatctatctatctatctattatctatctatctattatctatctatctattatctatctatctatctatctatctatccatctattatctatctatctattatctatctattatctatctatctatctatctattatctatctattatctatctatctatctattatctatctattatctatttattatctatctattatctatctatctattatctatctattatctatctattatctattatctatctattatctatctatctattatctatctatctattatctattatctatctatctatctatctatctatctatctattatctatctatctattatctatctatctattatctatctatctatctatctattatctatctatctattatctatctatctatctatctatctatctatctatctattatctatctattatctatctatctatctatctatcatctttctattatctattatctatctattatctattatctatctattatctatctattatctatctatctattatctatctatctattatctatctattatctatctattatctatctattatctattatctattatctatctattatctattatcgatctatgatctattatctatctattatctatctatctattatctattatctatctattatctatctatctattatctatctatctatctatctatctatctatctatctatctattatctatctatctattatctatctatctattatctatctatctatctatctatctatctatccatctattatctatctatctatctatctattatctatctattatctatttattatctatctattatctatctatctattatctatctattatctattatctatctattatctatctatctattatctatctatctatctatctatctatctatctatctatctatctattatctatctatctatctattatctatctatctattatctatctatctattatctatctatctatctatctatctatctatctattatctatctatctattatctatctattatctatctatctatctatctatctatctatctatcatctttctattatctattatctatctattatctattatctatctattatctatctattatctatctatctattatctatctattatctatctattatctattatctatctattatctatctatctattatctatctatgtatctatctattatctatctatctattatctatctatctattatctatctattatctatctatctatatctatctatctatctattatctatctattatctattatctattatctatctattatctatctatctatctatctatctatcatctttctattatctattatctatctattatctatttattatctatctatctattatctatctatctattatctatctattatctatctattatctattatcaatctattatctatctatctatctatctatctattatctatctatctatctatctatctatctatctatctatctatctatctatctattatctatctatctatctattatctatctatctatctatctatctatctatctatctatctattatctatctattatctatctatctatctatctatctatctatctatctatctatctatctatctatctatccgtcaTCCACAGCTTTTCTCCCATTAATAATAAGGCCAATCTCTCACCTGAGGTGACACAGACGGTCAGGAAAAAGATGGCGGTGACTGTGGGGGTCATCCTGGGGGGCAGCGTTCTCAGCTCAGGAGCCACTCTGTATCTGaatgggagtagtagtcctgtattATAGCAGAGGAGCTGGGGCCACCCCCGAGTGAGCGCAGAATATGGAATGAGGTAGGTGCAGGGGGAgcaggtttttaaggtgtgtaggtGGCCggtatctcacagagcctgacATTCCTCTCTTctgtcacacaatttcatttttaACTCTTTCTCTGCCTCGTTTTGGACACttggtccctgtgtgtgtatgtcgggGCCACTGCATGTGCAGAAATGGCCGGATGGGTTTGTTGAGGAGCCAGGGTATATCGGGCAGCAGGTGAAGGAAGTCCGGGCCCCCGCTCACACAGTGAGGGCAGGGGCGCAGGGGTAGCAATCACAATGGGGCCCTTGAGCTGGAGGGTCCCAATAAGCAGACAGCTTCTTATTGTTAGAGCATCCCTCTCCTATGCCTCACATAGCCCCGTGTAAGACTGCAGGCGTGTATGTCTAGACTCCCCCAGTGTCTGTAGAGCTCCCCTTTAAGATTCTTCCTTCTCCTCAGACTGGAGAATGTGACACTAGAGAAACGCAGTGATTAGTACAGACTGCACCCGAGCTCGGGGGCCCGCAAGTCGTCATTCTCATCATCAGTGACCTCAGCACCTAGAGGCACTATTATTACCCGGTAGAGTTTAAGGCCGCCCCCCGACCACATGAATCACTACATTGTATGATTCACACtgacgtccttgtactgtcctCACCTGTGAGACGTCAGAAGTCCTGTTCAGCCATTCTGTTTCCGAGAACGCTGGGGGGCATCCAATATGGGCACCATTACTGTTCCCACATggattgtcacccagctttccaggaACCCTGAAGGACTAATCTGCCTAAATACGATAGCGGGGAAGCGTCACTCTCCTGGAATAGCAGCCGGATTGTCCTCCAGCCAGTGCCCTCACCTTCTGCTTCATGCGTCTAAATCCTTCAGTGCGGCTGAAATACATTTTGCCAAGAAAAgaataaagataaaataataaaaaaaatacaaagaaaatAATAACAAGAAtacaaaatgatatttttttaaaatataataaaataaagtaattaATGATAAAACATTTTTGCTAATATAAAAgatctgaatacaaaatgctaaaaaaattataaaaaaaatacaataattaataataatagaaagtaataaaaataaaaaaatgattccCTTTATTTTAAAGTAAGTAAAACTACAAAACAACAGCTCCCAGAACCTTTATCGCTACTGATGTCAAGTGAAATCCACGTCTCcacggttacagactacaaacaaaccccttgcgtagtctgatcctgcagccgAGTGTTATTTTCTTCCCTGCATCTGCTCGTCTTGTTGACTGTATTAATATGAATTCTGAGATTCAAGAGAAAATAGACTTATCACGACTTTAAAGTTTACTAGACTACGATAAAAGATACACTATATAAAGATGACATACAGAAAgtgagggtgggttcacatcatgtttgacgtatacgttacaaaaaaaaaaggatacaaaaacgcatTCTTGTTTCCTGCAGGTccgataaaaaaaacaaaaacgtataCGTGTTTTTTgcaatggtaaaaaaaagtacactttttttttttttacaatggtaccctatggtgaacagatgccactgtTTTGCATCGgtctgaggcatccatttaacgtgatgtgaacccacctttAGTAACTGTCACCAAAGCCGTGAACAAATGAGGGAGCTCCTTATTGACCAGTTCCCAACATGGCACTCGGCCGACGACCCATGATACAGAGTTGATGGTAGCAAGACACATCTCCCCCTGATGAAGTCCGTAATGGAGCCAAGCTCATTGTTACCTACCTGGATGTTTTCTAGCTTCCTGGCCCTTCCTGAGGGTCTTCAGTGAACAGAACGAATGTCCAGTTACTTCGGACTTCAGAAATGGGGCTCAGTACCACCAGGTACCACTAAccaactacattacaaggaattaaAGGAGAAAGAACCACTAAGATACCTTGCTGTACACTGTCCTATAGTTGATAGTACATGAGATCAGGCTGCACCAGGGTTATTTGTATATCAGACAAAGACTATCAGCCGCCACTGCGGTGGGTCACCCGTTTTCCAGTCTGACTCTCAGTATCGAACCCCAGTTTGTATAAACAGTGACTCTAGTCATTTCCCAAAACTTTGTCACACCCAGTAGCTGCTGAAGCATTTAACTCCAGCAGAGGGCAGCAGAACCATGGTCTGGACAGCCGGGGAGGAGATTCAGAGGTGGGCAGGAAGCACTGCTTCAGTGTGTGCACGTGTGTGCAGAGACCTGGCATGTAGGAGAGTCAGGTTCATAGCCCGGGCACCAGAGCTATGCTGTATACGGTACCATTGTAATTCATTTTGAGGCTGGACTAGTCTTTTCTAGTTTCAAGTACTTCTATAGAGTGTGTGTGCACCGGTCCACCCCCCAGggccgatcgtgtcccaggtttataCGAATAGCCGAGTAGTGTGGTGCGGCCTTAATAGTTTCTGTGCATGTCACGGAGCTTGCAACAACACAGGTGGGGTTCCCACTATTGGTCTCATGAGGTTGTTCAGAGTCATAGCTTAATATACTGTCATTTTAATTTTAGTGGGAACATTTAAGGCAGTTCCCACTTAActtgagaaggggggaaagggtATAACAAAACATGGCCCTCTGGGGCAACACAGGACCACTAAGAGG is a genomic window of Bufo bufo chromosome 1, aBufBuf1.1, whole genome shotgun sequence containing:
- the LOC120987317 gene encoding phospholipase A2 inhibitor and Ly6/PLAUR domain-containing protein-like; the encoded protein is MTPTVTAIFFLTVCVTSVWSLKCVQCTGFSNTPCTGSLQDCASVSDACGTTVIRTRGYRWTSFYYIRSCVSTTECFNNASVTGLYATTASGTTCCFTDNCTTSVPTLPVENYTLNGLMCPSYVETLMEPCDIKNVSSCTGDQIHCVRYSATTTLESTKSTLYFGGCATENTCAMASSSIYGDGISMEIKRKCYNSADSLYYSLPMILGFLRLVLSM